In Nasonia vitripennis strain AsymCx chromosome 2, Nvit_psr_1.1, whole genome shotgun sequence, a genomic segment contains:
- the LOC100119457 gene encoding cytosolic carboxypeptidase 6 isoform X2, with protein MSFQPEGRDPLEHTSLYQRADSEDSDAEGGLGNVNKLVIRPPGHSGKAKKGHLCFDASFETGNLGRVDLVSEFEYDLFIRPDTCSPRLRLWFNFTVDNVRLDQRVIFNIVNISKSKNLFRDGMTPLVRSTSRPKWQRLPLKQVFYYKSAQHQDHYVLSFAFAFDREDELYQFALTYPYSYTRHLGHLDNLRIKSPAVKRETLASSIQKRKVELLTITTEDSRTSANSSSPNEPAEQQRSRRAVVIFGRVHPGESPSSFVCQGLLDFLVSAHPIAKVLRDYVVFKVVPMLNPDGVYLGNYRSTLLGMDLNRSWNRISDWIHPTLSAAKTLLESLDKDPNVPLDCVLDLHAHTNATGVFVYGNTYDDVYRLSGTSVT; from the exons ATGTCGTTTCAGCCCGAGGGCAGGGATCCGCTCGAGCACACCAGTCTTTATCAGCGTGCCG ACAGCGAGGACAGCGACGCGGAGGGAGGACTGGGTAACGTCAACAAGCTGGTGATCCGACCTCCCGGACACAGCGGAAAAGCCAAAAAGGGTCACCTCTGCTTCGACGCGTCCTTCGAGACGGGAAACTTGGGTCGCGTCGACCTGGTCTCGGAGTTCGAGTACGACCTGTTCATCCGACCCGACACCTGCAGCCCACGGCTCAGGCTCTGGTTCAACTTCACGGTCGACAATGTCCGTTTGGACCAGCGGGTCATCTTCAATATCGTCAACATCTCCAAGAGCAAGAATCTCTTCAGAGATGGCATGACTCCGCTGGTGAGGAGCACCAGTCGACCCAAGTGGCAGAGGCTGCCGCTCAAGCAGGTCTTCTACTACAAGTCAGCGCAGCACCAGGACCACTATGTGCTCAGCTTCGCTTTTGCCTTCGACCGCGAGGATGAGCTGTACCAGTTCGCTCTGACTTATCCCTACTCGTACACTAGACATTTGGGCCACTTGGACAATCTGAGGATTAA GTCGCCGGCGGTGAAGCGCGAAACGCTGGCCAGCTCGATTCAGAAGCGGAAGGTCGAGCTGCTGACGATAACGACGGAGGACTCGAGGACGAGCGCGAACTCGTCGAGTCCCAACGAGCCGGCGGAACAGCAGCGATCGCGTCGAGCAGTCGTGATATTCGGACGAGTTCATCCCGGAGAGTCGCCCTCGTCCTTCGTTTGCCAGGGTCTTCTCGACTTTCTCGTCAGCGCTCATCCCATAGCCAAGGTTCTGCGGGATTACGTCGTCTTCAAGGTCGTGCCTATGCTGAATCCTGACGGGGTGTACCTCGGGAACTACCG ATCCACGCTGTTGGGAATGGACCTGAATCGCTCTTGGAACAGGATCTCCGATTGGATCCATCCGACGTTAAGCGCCGCTAAAACTCTGCTGGAATCGCTCGACAAAGATCCGAACGTCCCGCTGGATTGCGTACTCGATCTCCACGCGCACACGAACGCCACCGGGGTTTTCGTCTACGGGAACACCTACGACGACGTGTACAG GCTTTCAGGTACGAGCGTCACATAG
- the LOC100119383 gene encoding beta-1,4-galactosyltransferase 1, with product MRRLIKIFRLAVSLLYEHGKALSFSITALLLLCYCLHPARFAAHYDHIKLEDIASELEKAYTPMTNACAVIITGRSNSQLLYPDEEPREEPSALARRLGVLPGGQWKPTNCQPVYNVAIILPYRNRQSQLNTFMNYIHPFLQSQNLDYRIFVIEQSSTKEFNRAKLFNIGFVEATKISDFHCFIFQDIDLIPQNPNNIYACTKMPRHMSSSVNTFRYNLPYTGLFGGAIALTRQQFEKVNGFSNVFFGWGGEDDDFYSRLQSRGFPVTRFGPDVAQYYMLKHKKEPPSSARFTNLENGAKRFDTDGISDLEYEVLNHQLRPLYSWILVNV from the exons ATGCGGAGGTTAATCAAAATCTTCAGACTGGCGGTCAGTCTCTTGTACGAGCACGGAAAAGCTTTGTCCTTCTCTATCACAGCTTTGCTGTTGCTCTGCTACTGCCTGCATCCAGCTAGATTTGCTGCACACTATGATCACATAAAATTGGAGGACATCGCTTCGGAGTTGGAAAAGGCTTACACTCCGATGACCAATGCTTGTGCTGTGATTATCACAGGTAGGAGCAACTCGCAACTGCTGTATCCCGATGAGGAACCAAGGGAGGAGCCTAGTGCTCTGGCTCGAAGACTGGGTGTGTTACCCGGTGGACAGTGGAAGCCAACTAATTGCCAGCCTGTCTACAATGTTGCCATAATTCTTCCATATAGGAATCGACAGAGTCAGCTGAATACTTTCATGAACTACATTCATCCATTTCTGCAGTCTCAGAATTTAGATTATAGGATATTCGTGATAGAACAAAGTTCCACCAAAGAATTCAATCGAGCCAAACTATTCAATATAGGTTTTGTGGAGGCCACAAAGATCAGTGACTTtcattgtttcatttttcaagaTATTGATCTCATTCCACAGAATCCAAATAATATATATGCTTGCACTAAGATGCCGAGGCACATGAGCTCTAGTGTAAATACGTTTAGATATAATCTTCCATACACTGGATTATTCGGTGGAGCCATTGCCCTTACAAGGCAGCAATTTGAAAAAGTTAATGGTTTTTCTAATGTATTCTTCGGCTGGGGTGGAGAAGATGATGACTTTTACAGTAGATTGCAGAGCAGAGGCTTTCCG GTGACAAGGTTTGGTCCTGATGTTGCACAGTATTATATGTTAAAACACAAAAAGGAACCACCTAGTAGTGCAAGATTTACAAATTTAGAAAATGGAGCAAAGAGATTTGATACGGATGGTATAAGTGATCTTGAGTACGAAGTATTGAATCATCAACTGCGACCTTTATACTCTTGGATTTTAGTCaatgtttaa
- the LOC100119417 gene encoding RNA-binding protein 5, with protein sequence MYNSTGAIDPWEPGYGPADRRPHNTPGFDYQREYRNESRSPDYSEHREGGDRERRSPDYRSHRRDRDRERDRSRDRRDRSREERDRSYRDREDRYGRQRDRGDSLERERDRDKDRDRERDRDRDRDRRRDRDRDRDRDRRSKRDDRSRDRDDEHSRESNDYDHDHMRNYNAAMEGVHYKSQTPNNTIMIRGLAQHITENDVRQDILACGLMPKDIRLIRKKDTGASRGFAFVEFNATQEAARWMEMKQGVLMLQDQYRALMQYSIPKDNHVEKPRAKHQTQDWHCVKCGAHNFKRRETCFKCSASRAESEEGGEGSDEISPHPTNTVLLRGLDVLSTEDSVLQAMQGLSSQPIRSIRIGRDSLTNTSRGVCYLEMANVVDAMYLHTALSKQGLQVDGRKLEIAYCKLHQVDGAEIWKNHEAGHRYTLEDVAQLAEYSANLYANTPAQKAHYLQYYTQYYQNQIIQGSAITLPSLNQTDRVNAAAAVAQSAIQQLHASRKMGDAEEMKARPTPSAPSSTTLATGRVPAHSNDGKVYSVPDVSTYHYDETSGYYYDPSTGLYYDPNSQYYYNSHTQQFLYWDAETFSYKPAQQAPTTSVVTSSSASISAPPETVTQAPTSVADAVIDDKKKETKQDKVKVAKKIAKDMERWAKTLNQKKENAKTNWTSDYPGPEGNQSAGGAADAGYAILEKKTLSSTVYIEEEDLSGNNGLVAAYGGGSDTEEEIEDVQQEDRQHTDWSKLACLLCKRQFPSKEALSRHQQLSDLHKQNLENWYQVRGLDPNDPQQRNNKYRDRAKERRAKYGEPEPPQPNRLKEKYLKTRSDDMSVSYEEPTRAGIGSDNVGNKLLQKMGWSEGMGLGKSNQGRTSIIEAERRVPTAGLGAKSSSYNQMPGDTYKDCVKKMMYARYQELSDT encoded by the exons ATGTACAACAGTACAGGAGCCATAGACCCCTGGGAGCCAGGTTATGGTCCAGCAGACAGGAGACCACACAACACGCCTGGATTTGATTACCAGAGGGAGTACAGGAACGAGAGCAGATCACCAGACTACAGCGAGCACAGAGAAGGAGGAGACAGGGAACGTAGAAGTCCAGACTACAGGTCCCACAGACgggacagagacagagagcggGACAGGTCAAGGGACAGGAGAGATCGAAGCAGAGAGGAACGAGACAGAAGTTACAGGGACCGAGAGGATCGTTATGGACGTCAGAGAGACAGAGGCGACTCTttggaaagagagagggacaggGACAAGGACAGGGATCGCGAGAGAGATCGCGATAGGGACCGGGACAGGAGGAGGGATCGCGACAGAGACAGGGATCGTGACCGCAGATCTAAGAGGGACGACAGGAGTCGCGACCGTGACGACGAGCACAGTCGCGAAAGCAACGATTACGACCATGACCACATGCGCAATTACAATGCAGCCATGGAGGGAGTGCACTACAAGAGTCAGACACCCAACAACACTATCATGATTCGAGGACTCGCTCAGCACATTACTGAGAATGAT GTTCGACAGGACATTCTGGCTTGTGGTCTTATGCCAAAGGACATCAGGCTCATACGCAAGAAAGACACAG GTGCTTCGCGAGGTTTCGCATTCGTCGAGTTTAACGCGACTCAGGAGGCCGCACGATGGATGGAGATGAAACAG GGTGTACTGATGCTGCAGGATCAGTATCGGGCGCTGATGCAGTACAGCATTCCCAAGGACAACCATGTGGAGAAGCCAAGGGCTAAGCATCAGACCCAAGACTGGCATTGTGTCAAG TGCGGAGCTCACAATTTCAAGAGGCGCGAGACGTGCTTCAAATGTTCGGCTTCTCGAGCCGAGAGCGAGGAGGGCGGCGAGGGTAGCGACGAGATCAGTCCGCACCCGACGAACACTGTGTTGCTGCGAGGTTTGGACGTCCTTTCCACCGAGGACTCGGTGTTGCAGGCGATGCAGGGCCTCAGTTCCCAGCCGATTCGCAGTATTCGCATTGGTCGTGACAGTTTGACCAACACATCGCGAGGCGTATGCTACCTCGAGATGGCCAACGTCGTCGACGCCATGTATCTGCACACGGCTCTCTCGAAACAGGGCCTTCAGGTAGACGGCCGTAAGCTCGAGATCGCCTATTGCAAACTACACCAGGTTGACGGCGCGGAGATCTGGAAGAACCACGAGGCTGGACACCGTTACACTCTCGAAGACGTTGCCCAGCTCGCAGAATACAGCGCTAATCTGTACGCGAATACACCGGCTCAGAAGGCCCACTATCTTCAGTATTATACACAATACTATCAGAACCAGATCATCCAGGGTTCGGCGATTACGCTGCCCTCGCTCAACCAAACTGACAGGGTTAATGCCGCGGCAGCCGTAGCTCAATCGGCTATACAACAACTGCACGCATCCAGGAAGATGGGTGACGCGGAGGAGATGAAAGCTAGGCCTACTCCGAGTGCACCTAGCAGCACTACTCTGGCCACTGGCAGAGTACCTGCTCACTCTAACGATGGAAAAGTCTACT CTGTTCCAGACGTTAGTACCTATCATTACGACGAAACTTCAGGTTATTACTATGACCCCAGTACCGGATTGTATTACGATCCAAATTCGCAGTACTATTACAATAGTCACACTCAACAGTTCCTTTACTGGGACGCCGAAACCTTCTCGTACAAACCAGCACAGCAAGCTCCTACAACTTCTGTAGttacgtcgtcgtcggcgagcATAAGTGCCCCGCCCGAAACCGTAACACAAGCCCCAACTTCTGTAGCAGATGCTGTGATTGACGACAAGAAGAAAGAGACGAAGCAAGACAAAGTGAAAGTAGCCAAAAAGATTGCCAAGGATATGGAGCGATGGGCGAAGACGCTCAACCAGAAGAAGGAGAACGCCAAGACCAACTGGACTTCGGATTATCCAGGACCTGAGGGTAACCAGAGTGCGGGTGGAGCAGCCGACGCTGGTTACGCTATTTTGGAGAAAAAGACTCTTTCTTCCACCGTATACATTGAAGAGGAAGATCTCAGCGGTAACAATGGTCTGGTCGCAGCTTACGGTGGCGGCAGTGATACCGAAGAGGAGATAGAGGACGTACAGCAAGAGGATAGGCAGCACACGGACTGGAGTAAACTTGCCTGCCTCCTCTGCAAGAGACAATTTCCCAGTAAAGAGGCTTTATCGCGACATCAACAACTCTCGGATTTGCACAAACAGAATCTCGAGAATTGGTATCAAGTGCGTGGTCTCGATCCGAACGATCCACAACAACGAAACAACAAATACAGAGACCGAGCGAAGGAGCGCAGGGCCAAGTATGGCGAGCCCGAGCCACCCCAGCCCAATAGATTGAAGGAAAAATACTTGAAGACAAGATCGGATGATATGTCAGTATCTTACGAGGAGCCAACGAGGGCTGGAATTGGCTCAGACAATGTTGGCAACAAGCTCTTGCAAAAGATGGGCTGGTCCGAAGGCATGGGTCTTGGAAAGTCGAATCAAGGCAGGACGAGTATTATCGAAGCGGAACGCCGAGTTCCCACAGCGGGATTGGGAGCAAAGTCATCTTCTTACAATCAGATGCCCGGAGATACGTACAAAGACTGTGTAAAGAAAATGATGTACGCGCGATATCAAGAACTTTCTGACACGTAA
- the LOC100119457 gene encoding cytosolic carboxypeptidase 6 isoform X1, whose amino-acid sequence MSFQPEGRDPLEHTSLYQRADSEDSDAEGGLGNVNKLVIRPPGHSGKAKKGHLCFDASFETGNLGRVDLVSEFEYDLFIRPDTCSPRLRLWFNFTVDNVRLDQRVIFNIVNISKSKNLFRDGMTPLVRSTSRPKWQRLPLKQVFYYKSAQHQDHYVLSFAFAFDREDELYQFALTYPYSYTRHLGHLDNLRIKSPAVKRETLASSIQKRKVELLTITTEDSRTSANSSSPNEPAEQQRSRRAVVIFGRVHPGESPSSFVCQGLLDFLVSAHPIAKVLRDYVVFKVVPMLNPDGVYLGNYRSTLLGMDLNRSWNRISDWIHPTLSAAKTLLESLDKDPNVPLDCVLDLHAHTNATGVFVYGNTYDDVYRYERHIVLPKLLAQLAEDYEPSNTMYNQDAHKEGTARRYLCSILSEAVNCYTLHVSMHGYTRKGTTEILPYTEESCILLKIRSNKSIV is encoded by the exons ATGTCGTTTCAGCCCGAGGGCAGGGATCCGCTCGAGCACACCAGTCTTTATCAGCGTGCCG ACAGCGAGGACAGCGACGCGGAGGGAGGACTGGGTAACGTCAACAAGCTGGTGATCCGACCTCCCGGACACAGCGGAAAAGCCAAAAAGGGTCACCTCTGCTTCGACGCGTCCTTCGAGACGGGAAACTTGGGTCGCGTCGACCTGGTCTCGGAGTTCGAGTACGACCTGTTCATCCGACCCGACACCTGCAGCCCACGGCTCAGGCTCTGGTTCAACTTCACGGTCGACAATGTCCGTTTGGACCAGCGGGTCATCTTCAATATCGTCAACATCTCCAAGAGCAAGAATCTCTTCAGAGATGGCATGACTCCGCTGGTGAGGAGCACCAGTCGACCCAAGTGGCAGAGGCTGCCGCTCAAGCAGGTCTTCTACTACAAGTCAGCGCAGCACCAGGACCACTATGTGCTCAGCTTCGCTTTTGCCTTCGACCGCGAGGATGAGCTGTACCAGTTCGCTCTGACTTATCCCTACTCGTACACTAGACATTTGGGCCACTTGGACAATCTGAGGATTAA GTCGCCGGCGGTGAAGCGCGAAACGCTGGCCAGCTCGATTCAGAAGCGGAAGGTCGAGCTGCTGACGATAACGACGGAGGACTCGAGGACGAGCGCGAACTCGTCGAGTCCCAACGAGCCGGCGGAACAGCAGCGATCGCGTCGAGCAGTCGTGATATTCGGACGAGTTCATCCCGGAGAGTCGCCCTCGTCCTTCGTTTGCCAGGGTCTTCTCGACTTTCTCGTCAGCGCTCATCCCATAGCCAAGGTTCTGCGGGATTACGTCGTCTTCAAGGTCGTGCCTATGCTGAATCCTGACGGGGTGTACCTCGGGAACTACCG ATCCACGCTGTTGGGAATGGACCTGAATCGCTCTTGGAACAGGATCTCCGATTGGATCCATCCGACGTTAAGCGCCGCTAAAACTCTGCTGGAATCGCTCGACAAAGATCCGAACGTCCCGCTGGATTGCGTACTCGATCTCCACGCGCACACGAACGCCACCGGGGTTTTCGTCTACGGGAACACCTACGACGACGTGTACAG GTACGAGCGTCACATAGTCCTGCCGAAGCTATTGGCCCAACTGGCCGAGGATTACGAGCCGAGCAACACGATGTACAACCAAGACGCTCATAAGGAGGGAACCGCGAGACGATACCTCTGCTCGATATTAAGCGAAGCCGTTAACTGCTATACGCTGCACGTATCCATGCACGGCTACACGCGCAAGGGGACCACCGAGATTCTGCCCTACACCGAGGAGAGCTGTATCCTCTTGAAAATTCGTTCGAACAAATCAATCGTGTGA